A part of Brachybacterium faecium DSM 4810 genomic DNA contains:
- a CDS encoding transcriptional regulator (PFAM: Periplasmic binding proteins and sugar binding domain of the LacI family; Bacterial regulatory proteins, lacI family) — protein sequence MAAARSDRAPRRPTISDVARRAGVSTGTVSRYLNGGHWVSAESSKLITRAIRETGYVANSTARQLRTGRSGTVAFVVDEAPARFFEDPNFEALVVAVGDALAARDRSMVLLLAGDAQSAARAETFLVTSGVDGAVTASAHPEHQLFERIQAAGIPLVNVGSPTGLEDRIAFVAADEREGARLMAEHLIAQGARRIAVIAGPAHSPGGTLRPDAFTAAVDASASEGAAPVVIGLRHGDYTVESGRAAARTLLAEHPEIDGIFAANDQMARGAIDALREDGRSVPEDVLVGGFDDSAFAGTEVPLLTTVRQDFGRIAEELVDALDKQIDAGVRTNVIVPVQLVVRDSTVRPGS from the coding sequence GTGGCTGCAGCACGGTCGGACAGGGCCCCCAGACGGCCGACGATCTCGGACGTCGCGCGGCGTGCCGGCGTCTCGACCGGGACGGTCTCGCGCTATCTGAACGGCGGCCACTGGGTCTCCGCGGAGTCCTCGAAGCTGATCACGCGCGCGATCCGCGAGACGGGCTACGTCGCCAACTCGACCGCCCGCCAGCTGCGCACCGGCCGCAGCGGCACGGTGGCCTTCGTGGTCGACGAGGCCCCGGCACGCTTCTTCGAGGACCCGAACTTCGAAGCGCTCGTGGTCGCAGTGGGAGACGCCCTCGCCGCGCGTGACAGGTCCATGGTGCTGCTGCTGGCAGGGGATGCGCAGAGCGCGGCTCGTGCCGAGACGTTCCTCGTCACCAGCGGTGTGGACGGCGCCGTGACCGCCTCCGCCCATCCCGAGCACCAGCTGTTCGAACGGATCCAGGCTGCGGGCATCCCCCTGGTGAACGTGGGCAGCCCGACCGGCCTCGAGGACCGCATCGCCTTCGTCGCCGCTGATGAGCGGGAGGGCGCCCGGTTGATGGCCGAGCATCTCATCGCCCAGGGTGCCCGCCGGATCGCCGTGATCGCGGGGCCCGCACACTCACCCGGTGGGACGCTGCGCCCCGACGCCTTCACCGCGGCGGTCGATGCCTCAGCCAGCGAGGGGGCCGCTCCGGTCGTGATCGGTCTCCGGCACGGTGACTACACCGTCGAGAGCGGGAGAGCTGCGGCGCGGACGCTTCTGGCCGAGCACCCGGAGATCGATGGCATCTTCGCCGCTAACGACCAGATGGCCCGCGGCGCGATCGACGCGCTGCGGGAGGACGGGCGGTCCGTGCCGGAGGACGTCCTGGTCGGCGGGTTCGACGACTCCGCGTTCGCCGGGACCGAGGTGCCGCTGCTGACGACGGTGCGGCAGGACTTCGGCCGCATCGCCGAGGAGCTGGTCGACGCCCTGGACAAGCAGATCGACGCGGGGGTGCGGACCAACGTCATCGTGCCCGTCCAGCTGGTGGTGCGAGACTCCACCGTCCGTCCCGGCAGCTGA
- a CDS encoding ABC-type sugar transport system, periplasmic component (PFAM: Bacterial extracellular solute-binding protein): MTPRLSRRTALAGSGAAMLAGLAACAPPNPGNVNEEPTIPPSDGPVTISYWAWLKDLQKVADVFNETQDRIKVETTWIPGGNTGGYAKILSAVSAGGGPDLAQVELRQVPEFALAGALTDLNRYGFAEETEAYDPGALSQVKVGDTYWAVPQDTGPVATFYNREVLEGELGLKPPATWEEFRETAGTVSEAGKDLITLDPSDGSYLIAWIMQSGAVWFRPEGDGWIVDMTGEDSMRVAEYWDEILAEKIIGTGYGAFSTPWMAAAGEGNILATVSGSWSDALIESVPNGSGKWAAAPMPTWSDGYASGAHGGSAAAVLSTSKHPTEALEFLTWMCTDPAGIDAMIEFSGIGWSPAKDYIGEIRQEPSEFFSGQNYNEEVIQPMAEGQNLEWTWAPLMQRAQDMIGDGMSTAVTGEIPLVDMLPQTQAKIVEIMRDMGLNAEEAR; this comes from the coding sequence ATGACGCCACGTCTGTCCCGGCGCACCGCGCTGGCGGGATCCGGAGCGGCGATGCTCGCCGGGCTGGCCGCCTGCGCACCGCCGAATCCGGGCAATGTCAATGAAGAGCCCACGATTCCGCCGAGCGACGGCCCGGTGACCATCAGCTACTGGGCCTGGCTGAAGGACCTGCAGAAGGTCGCCGACGTCTTCAACGAGACGCAGGATCGGATCAAGGTCGAGACCACCTGGATCCCGGGTGGCAACACCGGCGGCTACGCGAAGATCCTCTCCGCCGTCTCCGCCGGCGGCGGCCCGGACCTCGCCCAGGTCGAGCTGCGCCAGGTCCCGGAGTTCGCCCTCGCCGGTGCGCTGACGGATCTGAACCGCTACGGCTTCGCCGAGGAGACGGAGGCCTACGACCCCGGCGCCCTGAGCCAGGTGAAGGTCGGGGACACCTACTGGGCCGTCCCCCAGGACACCGGCCCCGTGGCCACCTTCTACAACCGCGAGGTGCTCGAGGGCGAGCTCGGCCTCAAGCCTCCGGCCACCTGGGAGGAGTTCCGCGAGACCGCCGGGACCGTCTCCGAGGCCGGCAAGGACCTCATCACCCTGGACCCCTCGGACGGGTCCTACCTCATCGCCTGGATCATGCAGTCCGGCGCGGTGTGGTTCCGCCCCGAGGGCGACGGCTGGATCGTCGACATGACGGGCGAGGACTCGATGCGCGTCGCCGAGTACTGGGACGAGATCCTCGCCGAGAAGATCATCGGCACCGGCTACGGCGCGTTCTCCACGCCCTGGATGGCGGCCGCCGGCGAGGGCAACATCCTCGCCACCGTCTCCGGCTCCTGGTCCGATGCGCTCATCGAGTCCGTGCCGAACGGCTCGGGCAAGTGGGCGGCCGCGCCCATGCCCACCTGGTCCGACGGCTACGCCTCCGGCGCCCACGGCGGATCCGCCGCCGCGGTGCTCTCGACGAGCAAGCACCCGACCGAGGCGCTCGAGTTCCTCACCTGGATGTGCACCGACCCCGCCGGGATCGACGCGATGATCGAGTTCTCCGGCATCGGCTGGTCGCCGGCGAAGGACTACATCGGCGAGATCCGGCAGGAGCCCTCCGAGTTCTTCTCCGGACAGAACTACAACGAGGAGGTCATCCAGCCCATGGCCGAGGGACAGAACCTCGAATGGACCTGGGCTCCGCTCATGCAGCGGGCCCAGGACATGATCGGCGACGGCATGAGCACCGCCGTGACCGGAGAGATCCCCCTGGTGGACATGCTCCCCCAGACGCAGGCGAAGATCGTCGAGATCATGCGCGACATGGGACTGAATGCGGAGGAGGCACGATGA
- a CDS encoding SSS sodium solute transporter (PFAM: Sodium:solute symporter family~TIGRFAM: SSS sodium solute transporter superfamily), with translation MVDLRLDAQWIDYAIIALYFAFVLGVGWYAKRGISTSIEFFLSGRSLPAWVTGLAFISANLGAVEIMGMSATGAEFGMPTMHYFWVGAIPAMLFLGVVMMPFYYGSKVRSVPEFMRMRFGTGAHLVNALSFALAQLLIAGVNLYLLATIVNRLLGWPQWVGLVVAAAFVLFYITVGGLSAAIYNEVLQFFVIVAALLPLTLIGLHRVGGWSGMKERVAGDGMLGEEQLHTWPGQALSGFDSPVLSVVGIVFGLGFVLSFGYWTTNFVEVQRAMASKSITAARMTPIIGAFPKMFIPFIVIVPGMIAAVLVGELTEFKQLDVAGDATGAAATGVTYNDALLLLMRDVLPNGLLGVAIAGLLAAFMAGMAANISAFNTVVSYDLYQQYVKKDAPDAHYTLVGRIATAAACVIAIFTALIAGQFSNLMDYLQTLFGFFNAPLFATFILGMFWKRMTPAAGWSGLASGTLAAVILWSSSTFFHLFELPGQGLAFMSAATAFVVDIVVSVVVTQFTAPKPAHALKGLVYSETPKADLVDSDEKDLPLWRRPVPMAGLGLAMVIILNIVFA, from the coding sequence ATGGTCGACCTCCGCCTCGACGCCCAGTGGATCGACTACGCGATCATCGCGTTGTACTTCGCCTTCGTCCTCGGTGTGGGCTGGTACGCCAAGCGCGGCATCTCCACCTCGATCGAGTTCTTCCTCTCGGGCCGGTCCCTGCCCGCCTGGGTCACCGGCCTCGCATTCATCTCCGCCAACCTCGGCGCGGTGGAGATCATGGGCATGTCCGCCACCGGCGCGGAGTTCGGCATGCCGACCATGCACTACTTCTGGGTCGGCGCGATCCCCGCGATGCTGTTCCTGGGCGTCGTGATGATGCCCTTCTACTACGGCTCGAAGGTGCGCTCGGTCCCCGAGTTCATGCGCATGCGCTTCGGCACCGGCGCGCACCTGGTCAACGCGCTGAGCTTCGCGCTCGCGCAGCTGCTCATCGCCGGCGTGAACCTCTACCTGCTCGCCACCATCGTGAACCGTCTGCTGGGCTGGCCGCAGTGGGTGGGCCTCGTGGTCGCCGCCGCGTTCGTGCTGTTCTACATCACCGTCGGCGGTCTCTCCGCAGCGATCTACAACGAGGTGCTGCAGTTCTTCGTGATCGTCGCGGCCCTGCTGCCGCTGACCCTCATCGGCCTGCACCGCGTGGGCGGCTGGAGCGGCATGAAGGAGCGCGTCGCCGGGGACGGCATGCTCGGCGAGGAGCAGCTGCACACGTGGCCGGGGCAGGCGCTGTCCGGTTTCGACAGCCCCGTGCTGTCCGTCGTCGGCATCGTGTTCGGCCTGGGCTTCGTGCTCTCCTTCGGCTACTGGACCACGAACTTCGTCGAGGTCCAGCGCGCGATGGCCTCGAAGTCCATCACCGCCGCCCGGATGACGCCGATCATCGGCGCGTTCCCCAAGATGTTCATCCCCTTCATCGTGATCGTGCCGGGCATGATCGCGGCGGTGCTCGTCGGCGAGCTGACCGAGTTCAAGCAGCTCGACGTCGCCGGTGACGCGACCGGCGCGGCCGCGACCGGCGTCACCTACAACGACGCCCTGCTGCTGCTCATGCGCGATGTGCTGCCCAACGGCCTGCTCGGCGTCGCGATCGCGGGGCTGCTGGCGGCGTTCATGGCCGGCATGGCCGCGAACATCTCCGCCTTCAACACCGTGGTCAGCTACGACCTGTACCAGCAGTACGTGAAGAAGGACGCGCCCGACGCCCACTACACCCTGGTGGGGCGCATCGCCACCGCCGCGGCCTGCGTGATCGCGATCTTCACGGCTCTCATCGCCGGGCAGTTCTCGAACCTGATGGACTACCTGCAGACCCTGTTCGGCTTCTTCAACGCCCCGCTGTTCGCGACCTTCATCCTGGGCATGTTCTGGAAGCGGATGACCCCGGCGGCCGGCTGGTCCGGGCTCGCCTCGGGCACCCTCGCCGCGGTGATCCTGTGGTCCTCCTCGACCTTCTTCCACCTCTTCGAGCTGCCCGGTCAGGGCCTGGCCTTCATGAGCGCCGCCACCGCGTTCGTGGTCGACATCGTGGTCTCGGTGGTGGTCACCCAGTTCACCGCCCCGAAGCCCGCCCACGCACTGAAGGGCCTGGTCTACTCGGAGACCCCGAAGGCGGATCTCGTCGATTCCGATGAGAAGGACCTGCCGCTCTGGCGCCGCCCCGTCCCCATGGCCGGCCTCGGCCTGGCCATGGTCATCATCCTGAACATCGTCTTCGCCTGA
- a CDS encoding carbohydrate ABC transporter membrane protein (PFAM: Binding-protein-dependent transport system inner membrane component) codes for MRSKTAPWLLLGPFLIVFIGTMIVPIIMAIGYSFNSVERSGLLGEGGLTNTFAGFDNYLKALSNPNFVESIGRMILFGVVQVTVMIVAATILALLLESANAKWPGFFRATYFLPYGIPGVIATILWSFLYIPGLSPIVDVLSWVGIEIDFLGPNMVLWSIANIVTWTYTGYNMLIIIAQLKSIPGELYEAAKIDGASGFRVAMAIQLPLIRPALLLTIIFSIIGTLQLFAEPRLLQTMSAGITSEYTPNMSAYAFAFQYNDVGMAAAQAVIIAVSAFLLSAVALGISNWTEKRR; via the coding sequence ATGAGGTCCAAGACAGCTCCCTGGCTCCTGCTGGGCCCGTTCCTGATCGTCTTCATCGGCACGATGATCGTGCCGATCATCATGGCGATCGGGTACTCGTTCAACTCCGTCGAGCGCTCCGGCCTGCTCGGCGAGGGCGGCCTGACCAACACCTTCGCCGGCTTCGACAACTACCTCAAGGCGCTGTCGAACCCGAACTTCGTCGAGTCGATCGGGCGCATGATCCTCTTCGGCGTCGTGCAGGTGACCGTGATGATCGTGGCCGCCACGATCCTCGCCCTGCTGCTGGAGAGCGCGAACGCGAAGTGGCCCGGCTTCTTCCGCGCCACCTACTTCCTGCCCTACGGCATCCCCGGCGTGATCGCCACGATCCTGTGGTCGTTCCTGTACATCCCGGGCCTGAGCCCGATCGTGGACGTGCTGAGCTGGGTGGGCATCGAGATCGACTTCCTCGGCCCGAACATGGTGCTGTGGTCCATCGCGAACATCGTGACCTGGACCTACACCGGCTACAACATGCTGATCATCATCGCCCAGCTCAAGTCGATCCCCGGTGAGCTCTACGAGGCCGCGAAGATCGACGGCGCCAGCGGCTTCCGCGTGGCCATGGCGATCCAGCTTCCGCTGATCCGCCCCGCCCTGCTGCTGACGATCATCTTCTCGATCATCGGCACCCTGCAGCTGTTCGCCGAGCCGCGGCTGCTGCAGACCATGAGCGCCGGGATCACCTCGGAGTACACCCCGAACATGTCCGCCTACGCCTTCGCGTTCCAGTACAACGACGTGGGCATGGCGGCCGCGCAGGCCGTGATCATCGCGGTCTCCGCCTTCCTCCTCTCGGCGGTCGCGCTGGGAATCTCCAACTGGACGGAGAAGCGTCGATGA
- a CDS encoding carboxypeptidase C (cathepsin A) (PFAM: Serine carboxypeptidase), translated as MSDQPSPARADQPGAGPSAAETRGGDKPAIPEDRLVTTVHSLSLPEGPLDYTATAGTVVLKEEPEGEEYDRGAAYAELFSVSYVVPGTDDAPRPVMFAFNGGPGASTVWLHLGLLGPRRVESGDAGAPAAPPHQLLDNHETILKDADLVVVDAMTTGYSRPAPGQKPNRHHGLAEDRDLIAAFIIDWLTRNRRWTSPIYLAGESYGTTRASAVAAHLMDRYYVAVAGIALISPVLDFGTIVFSAGNDRPYLHYLPTYAAIAHAHGKHEGRLLQDVVDEAEAFAEQEYPALLAAGARLDPAQKQEAAARIGALIGVDPDWVERADLRVEHLAFLAELLREEGLVTGRIDGRFTAPAGNGNSARMETDPSIDQLAPSYTATINQYLGGELEFTSDVVYEIMSGRVHPWSYKDFENRSVEVASDLARLLRKSPHTTVLVSHGYHDAATPFHASEHVLAQLAIPREDYSDRIRVEYYEAGHMMYCHEPSRLALSQHLSEWVTGADAAAVDDPDAEDDAATE; from the coding sequence GTGAGCGACCAGCCCAGCCCTGCCCGCGCCGATCAGCCCGGCGCCGGTCCGTCGGCCGCCGAGACGCGGGGCGGCGACAAGCCCGCGATCCCCGAGGACCGCCTGGTCACCACGGTGCACTCGCTGTCCCTGCCGGAAGGGCCGCTGGACTACACGGCCACCGCCGGCACCGTGGTGCTGAAGGAGGAGCCCGAGGGCGAGGAGTACGACCGCGGCGCCGCCTACGCGGAGCTGTTCTCCGTCTCCTACGTGGTCCCCGGCACCGATGATGCCCCGCGCCCGGTGATGTTCGCGTTCAACGGCGGGCCGGGCGCCTCGACGGTGTGGCTGCACCTGGGCCTGCTCGGCCCGCGCCGGGTGGAGTCCGGCGACGCCGGCGCACCCGCCGCTCCCCCGCACCAGCTGCTCGACAACCACGAGACGATCCTCAAGGACGCGGACCTGGTGGTCGTCGACGCGATGACCACCGGCTACTCCCGCCCCGCGCCGGGACAGAAGCCGAACCGGCACCACGGCCTGGCCGAGGATCGCGACCTCATCGCCGCATTCATCATCGACTGGCTCACCCGCAACCGGCGCTGGACCTCGCCGATCTACCTGGCGGGCGAGTCCTACGGCACCACCCGCGCCTCCGCGGTGGCCGCGCACCTCATGGACCGCTACTACGTGGCGGTGGCCGGGATCGCGCTGATCTCGCCGGTGCTCGACTTCGGCACGATCGTCTTCTCCGCGGGCAACGACCGCCCCTACCTCCACTACCTGCCCACCTATGCCGCGATCGCGCACGCGCACGGCAAGCACGAGGGCCGGCTGCTGCAGGACGTGGTCGACGAGGCCGAGGCCTTCGCCGAGCAGGAGTACCCGGCGCTGCTCGCGGCCGGCGCACGGCTCGATCCCGCGCAGAAGCAGGAGGCGGCCGCCCGCATCGGCGCGCTCATCGGCGTGGACCCGGACTGGGTGGAGAGGGCGGATCTGCGGGTGGAGCACCTCGCCTTCCTCGCCGAGCTGCTGCGCGAGGAGGGCCTCGTCACCGGGCGGATCGACGGCCGCTTCACCGCACCCGCCGGCAACGGCAACTCGGCCCGGATGGAGACCGACCCGTCGATCGACCAGCTCGCCCCCTCCTACACGGCCACGATCAACCAGTACCTCGGCGGGGAGCTGGAGTTCACCAGCGACGTGGTCTACGAGATCATGTCCGGCCGGGTGCATCCGTGGAGCTACAAGGACTTCGAGAACCGCTCGGTGGAGGTCGCCTCGGACCTCGCCCGGCTGCTGCGCAAGTCCCCGCACACGACGGTGCTCGTCTCGCACGGCTATCACGACGCCGCCACCCCCTTCCACGCGAGCGAGCACGTGCTCGCCCAGCTCGCGATCCCGCGGGAGGACTACAGCGACCGGATCCGCGTCGAGTACTACGAGGCCGGGCACATGATGTACTGCCACGAGCCGAGCCGCCTCGCCCTGTCCCAGCACCTGTCCGAATGGGTCACGGGGGCGGACGCCGCAGCCGTGGACGATCCCGACGCAGAGGACGACGCCGCCACGGAGTGA
- a CDS encoding arabinogalactan endo-1,4-beta-galactosidase (PFAM: Glycosyl hydrolase family 53) — MTLQIRGADASMTEELEELGAVFSHRDRTSDDPFAIMAAEGATLSRLRLWVDPYDEDGAPYLGGTNDLERTIRLARRSREAGLDVMLDIHYSDFWTDPKKQRLPRAWSELDESELAGAVEDYTLTVMRRFADEGIEVAYVQVGNEITNGMLWPVGRTPRYLFEERRFEDVDPDERRRQFDTLSCLLAAGARAVRAESPDTRIILHLDFGGAADLYRGWFDEITARGVDFDVIGLSYYPIWHGTLDDLGRNLASLVERFEKDLCVVETAYAHRPDTADGAFAIFDAESAVNLGYPATVDGQRHFLEDLSTTLARVPDHRGLGFVYWEPAWIPIEGTSWASRAGMEYGDDVAEPGNNWSNQALFDEDGRALDSWAAFRHETPAARGRGGPQRELRQEGDER, encoded by the coding sequence ATGACCCTTCAGATCCGCGGCGCGGACGCGTCGATGACCGAAGAGCTCGAGGAGCTCGGCGCCGTGTTCTCCCACCGAGACCGGACTTCCGACGATCCATTCGCGATCATGGCAGCCGAAGGAGCGACACTCTCGCGCCTTCGCCTGTGGGTCGACCCCTACGACGAGGACGGTGCCCCGTATCTCGGCGGCACGAACGATCTCGAGCGGACCATCCGGCTTGCCCGCCGTTCCCGGGAGGCCGGGCTCGATGTCATGCTCGACATCCACTACAGCGACTTCTGGACCGACCCGAAGAAGCAGCGTCTCCCCCGCGCCTGGTCAGAGCTGGACGAGAGCGAGCTCGCAGGCGCCGTCGAGGACTACACGCTCACGGTCATGCGCCGCTTCGCCGACGAGGGGATCGAGGTCGCGTACGTCCAGGTCGGCAACGAGATCACCAACGGGATGCTCTGGCCCGTCGGCCGCACGCCCCGCTACCTCTTCGAGGAGAGGCGATTCGAGGACGTGGACCCGGACGAGCGCAGACGGCAGTTCGACACCCTCTCCTGCCTTCTCGCAGCAGGAGCACGGGCGGTCCGTGCCGAGTCACCGGATACCCGCATCATCCTCCACCTCGACTTCGGCGGGGCGGCAGACCTCTACCGCGGCTGGTTCGATGAGATCACCGCACGCGGAGTCGACTTCGACGTGATCGGCCTGTCCTACTACCCGATCTGGCACGGAACCCTCGACGATCTCGGACGGAACCTCGCCTCCCTGGTCGAACGCTTCGAGAAAGACCTGTGCGTCGTCGAGACCGCCTATGCGCATCGACCCGATACTGCCGACGGCGCCTTTGCGATCTTCGACGCGGAGTCCGCCGTGAACCTGGGGTACCCCGCAACTGTCGATGGACAACGGCACTTCCTCGAGGACCTGAGCACAACGCTCGCACGAGTGCCTGACCATCGCGGACTCGGCTTCGTGTATTGGGAACCGGCGTGGATCCCGATCGAGGGCACCAGCTGGGCGAGCCGCGCAGGCATGGAGTACGGCGACGACGTGGCAGAGCCCGGGAACAACTGGTCGAACCAGGCGCTGTTCGACGAGGACGGCCGAGCACTCGACTCGTGGGCGGCGTTCCGCCATGAGACGCCCGCGGCACGGGGCCGCGGCGGCCCGCAGCGAGAGCTGCGGCAGGAAGGAGATGAACGATGA
- a CDS encoding arabinogalactan endo-1,4-beta-galactosidase (PFAM: Glycosyl hydrolase family 53) gives MTFSNDAIRQPTRRTVVLGTAGLVAAGFGLGAIGPAEQARAAGDELIMGGDLGMLAEVEERGGVFSDGGIVTDPVALMAASGMNLARLRLWVDPYTAAGEAYGGGTNDLVATIAMARRAKAHGMRILLDIHLSDWWADPGTQTKPKAWRSLSYADLVDTVHDYTEDVIGQMRSAGVLPDMVQMGNETTAGILWDDGKVGAGNPDFSQLAELLRSGIDGVRGALGPGEGVEVILHLDHGGDNALYRWWFDGIVAENVDFDVIGLSYYPFWHGTMGELADNLNDISGRYGKDVLIVETAYAWTLEDGDGLGNSFYTAEEEDGGYPATVAGQTAFLRDLRDIVLAVPDGRGRGLVWWEPTWLPVDGAHWGSEAGKADNDDPGTLSNPWDNQTLFDWDGEALSTLSVFGELPRENHVVNGGFEADGYTNSPSGWGVWAEDPNDLDAIFTQDPAVVGSYKLTHWKATAHTVSTFQIIEGLSHGTHQVSAWVLNSGGQEAAYMYVKGHGAPEARADLPVSSSSWIRVALEVSVTTGQLELGFYSEAAADQWINVDDVRVVETY, from the coding sequence ATGACGTTCTCGAACGATGCGATACGGCAACCCACACGGCGCACAGTCGTCCTCGGGACTGCAGGGCTTGTCGCTGCGGGCTTCGGACTCGGTGCCATCGGTCCGGCCGAGCAGGCCCGGGCGGCGGGCGACGAGCTCATCATGGGAGGCGATCTCGGCATGCTCGCCGAGGTCGAAGAACGCGGCGGGGTCTTCTCCGACGGCGGGATCGTCACGGATCCCGTCGCGCTCATGGCAGCCTCAGGAATGAACCTTGCACGCCTTCGACTCTGGGTCGACCCGTACACGGCGGCGGGTGAGGCGTACGGCGGTGGGACCAACGACCTGGTCGCGACGATCGCGATGGCTCGACGGGCGAAAGCTCACGGCATGCGGATTCTGCTCGACATCCACCTGAGCGACTGGTGGGCGGACCCGGGAACGCAGACCAAGCCGAAGGCCTGGCGATCCCTGTCCTACGCCGATCTCGTCGATACCGTCCACGACTACACCGAGGACGTGATCGGGCAGATGCGATCGGCCGGTGTGCTCCCCGACATGGTGCAGATGGGGAACGAGACGACCGCCGGCATCCTGTGGGACGACGGGAAGGTCGGCGCCGGCAATCCGGACTTCTCCCAGCTCGCCGAGCTGCTCCGATCCGGGATCGACGGAGTCCGCGGTGCGCTCGGGCCCGGCGAGGGTGTCGAGGTCATCCTCCACCTCGACCATGGAGGGGACAACGCTCTCTACCGATGGTGGTTCGACGGCATCGTGGCCGAGAACGTGGATTTCGATGTCATCGGGCTCTCCTATTACCCGTTCTGGCACGGGACCATGGGCGAACTCGCCGACAATCTCAATGACATCAGCGGGCGATACGGCAAGGACGTCCTCATCGTCGAAACCGCTTACGCCTGGACCCTCGAGGACGGGGACGGTCTCGGGAACTCGTTCTACACCGCCGAGGAGGAGGATGGCGGCTACCCGGCCACCGTCGCAGGGCAGACCGCATTCCTCCGGGACCTGCGCGATATCGTGCTCGCAGTCCCCGACGGCCGCGGCCGAGGTCTCGTCTGGTGGGAGCCCACCTGGCTCCCCGTCGACGGCGCCCATTGGGGGTCGGAGGCCGGGAAGGCCGACAACGATGACCCCGGCACGCTGTCGAACCCCTGGGACAACCAGACCCTGTTCGACTGGGACGGCGAGGCGCTCAGCACGCTCTCGGTCTTCGGCGAGCTCCCGCGAGAGAATCACGTGGTCAACGGCGGATTCGAGGCTGACGGATACACCAACAGCCCGAGCGGCTGGGGCGTCTGGGCCGAGGACCCGAACGACCTGGACGCCATCTTCACCCAAGATCCCGCCGTCGTCGGCTCATACAAACTCACGCACTGGAAGGCTACGGCCCACACGGTGTCGACGTTCCAGATAATCGAGGGGCTCTCTCACGGCACTCACCAGGTGTCGGCGTGGGTGCTGAACAGCGGAGGGCAGGAGGCCGCGTACATGTACGTCAAGGGACATGGTGCGCCCGAGGCCCGAGCCGACCTTCCCGTGTCCTCGAGCTCGTGGATCCGCGTCGCGCTCGAGGTGAGCGTGACGACTGGGCAGCTGGAGCTCGGCTTCTACTCGGAAGCCGCAGCGGATCAGTGGATCAACGTCGACGACGTCCGTGTCGTCGAAACCTACTGA
- a CDS encoding carbohydrate ABC transporter membrane protein (PFAM: Binding-protein-dependent transport system inner membrane component) — protein sequence MSTSNPTHDTAVPTGRRRADVKRASQEHRTGARDAGRKPTTTILVTAILAIVAIYFLVPVYWVVINATKSSEDLFGSNGFWFGENFQLWENLKAVFAANGGIFPRWALNSVVYAGVGSVLATYFAVAAGYALAKYRFPGRRFIYVLVLGGVLVPGTAVALPLFFLFSSIGITNTYWSVLIPSLVSPFGLFLASIYSSAAVPDEMLEAGRLDGVGELGLFHRLALPQLTPAIVTVVLFQFVAIWNNYMLPLVMLADEKLYPITLGLDNWRAQTDRLPEFYQLTTGGALLSVIPLAILILVLQRFWRGGLTEGSVKG from the coding sequence ATGAGCACTTCGAACCCCACCCATGACACGGCCGTGCCCACCGGCCGCCGCCGCGCCGACGTCAAGCGCGCCTCGCAGGAGCACCGCACCGGTGCCCGCGACGCGGGGCGCAAGCCCACCACCACCATCCTGGTCACCGCGATCCTCGCGATCGTGGCGATCTACTTCCTGGTCCCCGTCTACTGGGTGGTCATCAACGCCACCAAGTCCAGCGAGGACCTGTTCGGGTCCAACGGCTTCTGGTTCGGCGAGAACTTCCAGCTGTGGGAGAACCTCAAGGCCGTGTTCGCGGCCAACGGCGGGATCTTCCCCCGCTGGGCGCTGAACTCGGTGGTCTACGCGGGCGTCGGCTCCGTGCTGGCCACGTACTTCGCGGTCGCCGCGGGCTACGCGCTGGCCAAGTACCGCTTCCCGGGGCGGCGCTTCATCTACGTGCTGGTGCTCGGCGGTGTGCTGGTGCCCGGCACCGCCGTGGCGCTGCCGCTGTTCTTCCTGTTCAGCTCGATCGGGATCACCAACACCTACTGGTCGGTGCTGATCCCCTCGCTGGTGAGCCCCTTCGGCCTGTTCCTGGCCTCGATCTACTCGAGCGCCGCCGTGCCCGACGAGATGCTCGAGGCCGGCCGACTCGACGGCGTGGGGGAGCTGGGCCTGTTCCACCGCCTCGCGCTGCCGCAGCTCACGCCCGCGATCGTCACCGTGGTGCTGTTCCAGTTCGTCGCGATCTGGAACAACTACATGCTCCCGCTGGTCATGCTGGCCGACGAGAAGCTCTATCCGATCACCCTGGGCCTGGACAACTGGAGGGCGCAGACGGACCGCTTGCCGGAGTTCTACCAGCTGACCACCGGCGGCGCGCTGCTGTCGGTGATCCCGCTGGCGATCCTCATCCTGGTGCTGCAGCGCTTCTGGCGCGGCGGCCTCACCGAGGGCTCCGTCAAGGGCTGA